A genomic segment from Alkalilimnicola ehrlichii MLHE-1 encodes:
- a CDS encoding succinylglutamate desuccinylase/aspartoacylase family protein → MARRAPFRILDTEVRPGQRATVDVPLAQLYTHTQLHMPVQVVHGRREGPVLLVSAALHGDEINGVEIIRRLLKLSALRQLAGTLVAVPIVNVFGFIHRSRYLPDRRDLNRCFPGSERGSLGARTAYLFRTGIVERCNHVIDLHTAAIHRDNLPQIRVNLENAEAAAMARAFGMPLTLNSGLIEGSLRAVADDAGIPVITYEAGEALRFQEPAIKAGLAGTVRVMRSLGMLPSRSGRHTGGSRQSYVANASQWVRAEQDGIFRTVSPLGTHVKQRQVLGYIADPFGERELPVHAPFSGIVVGRNNLPLVNEGEALYHVARYDQAARAERVAAQWAAFEEGLNGDYPPSEEPPIV, encoded by the coding sequence ATGGCGCGCCGGGCGCCCTTCCGCATCCTGGACACGGAGGTCCGCCCCGGACAGCGCGCCACGGTGGATGTGCCGCTGGCCCAACTCTACACCCACACCCAGCTGCACATGCCGGTGCAGGTGGTGCACGGCCGACGCGAGGGGCCGGTGCTGCTGGTCAGTGCCGCGCTCCACGGCGACGAGATCAACGGCGTGGAGATCATCCGCCGGCTGCTCAAGCTCTCGGCCCTGCGCCAGCTGGCCGGCACTCTGGTGGCAGTGCCCATCGTCAACGTCTTCGGGTTCATCCACCGCTCCCGCTACCTGCCTGACCGGCGCGATCTCAACCGCTGTTTCCCGGGCAGCGAGCGAGGCTCCCTGGGCGCCCGCACCGCCTACCTGTTCCGCACCGGGATCGTCGAGCGCTGCAACCACGTCATCGACCTGCACACCGCCGCCATCCATCGGGACAACCTCCCCCAGATCCGGGTCAACCTGGAGAATGCCGAAGCCGCCGCCATGGCCCGCGCCTTTGGCATGCCGCTCACCCTGAACAGTGGGCTGATTGAGGGCAGCCTGCGGGCGGTGGCGGACGATGCCGGCATCCCGGTGATCACCTATGAGGCGGGTGAGGCCCTGCGCTTCCAGGAGCCGGCCATCAAGGCCGGACTGGCCGGCACCGTGCGGGTGATGCGCAGTCTGGGTATGCTGCCGTCACGGAGCGGGCGGCACACCGGTGGCTCCCGCCAGAGCTATGTCGCCAATGCCTCGCAATGGGTGCGCGCCGAACAAGACGGCATCTTCCGCACCGTCAGCCCTCTCGGGACCCACGTGAAACAAAGGCAGGTACTGGGTTATATTGCAGACCCCTTCGGCGAGCGCGAGCTGCCCGTCCATGCGCCCTTCAGCGGGATCGTGGTGGGCCGCAATAACCTGCCGCTGGTGAACGAGGGCGAGGCGCTGTACCACGTGGCCCGATACGATCAGGCCGCCCGCGCCGAACGGGTGGCGGCCCAGTGGGCCGCATTCGAGGAGGGGCTGAACGGCGACTACCCGCCCTCCGAGGAGCCGCCCATCGTCTGA
- a CDS encoding gamma carbonic anhydrase family protein: MIRHYLGRYPDIADSAWIDESAVVIGDVTLAEDVSIWPMAVVRGDVQFIRIGKRSNIQDGSVVHVAHDGPYSPGGFATHIGEDVTVGHKAIVHACTVGDRCLIGMGAIIMDGAELGDESILAAGALVPPGKKLEGGHLYVGSPAKPARPITDEEREKLVYSARHYVKVKNRHRDGE, from the coding sequence ATGATCCGCCACTATCTGGGCCGTTACCCCGACATCGCCGACTCCGCCTGGATCGACGAGAGCGCCGTGGTCATCGGCGACGTGACCCTGGCAGAGGATGTTTCCATCTGGCCGATGGCCGTGGTGCGCGGTGACGTGCAGTTCATCCGAATCGGCAAGCGCAGCAACATCCAGGACGGCAGCGTGGTCCATGTCGCCCACGACGGGCCTTACAGCCCGGGGGGCTTCGCCACCCACATTGGTGAGGACGTCACCGTGGGCCACAAGGCCATCGTGCATGCCTGCACCGTGGGCGACCGCTGCCTGATCGGCATGGGCGCCATCATCATGGACGGTGCGGAACTCGGTGACGAGAGCATCCTCGCCGCCGGCGCCCTGGTGCCGCCCGGCAAAAAGCTGGAGGGCGGGCACCTGTACGTGGGCAGTCCGGCCAAGCCGGCCCGGCCGATCACCGACGAGGAACGCGAGAAGCTGGTCTACTCCGCACGCCACTACGTGAAGGTGAAGAACCGCCACCGGGACGGCGAGTAG
- a CDS encoding universal stress protein: MSERVALVILPVDGSPACVAAAGHAGLLAQVLHARLQLVHVMPPIPAEFSDLPANRKPETDQDRAEQLENARQAFEKARAILDPSLEPECLTLEPDDESLVHRPGRVVADHVRRQSDCLLVLGARHMSDLVKLVEGSVSNEILHRVQCPVTVVHDDAEHEGTARLGLILLPVDGSGHSQAAAALAGDMARNASVPVELIFCQPRGGVDPGDEKPEAIFARAREALGKVPSGVEETLLTTARPSDAIVKHARARQDQSPTVIMGRHGRGVLGEALIGSVSHRVVETAPCPVTVVI, encoded by the coding sequence ATGAGCGAACGCGTTGCCCTGGTGATACTGCCCGTGGACGGCTCGCCGGCGTGCGTGGCCGCCGCGGGCCATGCCGGGTTGCTGGCGCAGGTGCTGCACGCGCGCCTGCAGCTGGTGCATGTCATGCCCCCCATCCCTGCCGAATTCAGCGACCTGCCGGCCAACCGCAAGCCGGAGACCGACCAGGACCGGGCGGAGCAACTCGAAAACGCCCGGCAGGCGTTCGAAAAGGCACGCGCCATTCTCGACCCCTCGCTGGAGCCGGAATGCCTCACCCTCGAGCCGGACGATGAAAGCCTGGTCCACCGCCCGGGCCGGGTGGTGGCCGATCACGTGCGCCGCCAGTCCGATTGCCTGCTGGTGCTGGGGGCCCGCCACATGAGCGACTTGGTCAAGCTGGTGGAGGGCAGTGTCAGCAACGAGATCCTGCACCGGGTGCAGTGCCCGGTGACCGTGGTCCACGACGATGCCGAGCATGAGGGCACGGCGCGCTTGGGCCTGATCCTACTACCTGTGGATGGCTCCGGGCACAGCCAAGCGGCCGCCGCGCTGGCCGGCGACATGGCACGTAACGCCTCGGTGCCGGTGGAGCTGATCTTCTGCCAGCCGAGGGGTGGGGTCGACCCGGGCGACGAGAAGCCCGAGGCGATCTTCGCCCGCGCCCGCGAGGCCCTGGGCAAGGTACCGTCCGGGGTGGAGGAGACGCTGCTGACCACGGCGCGGCCATCGGACGCCATCGTGAAGCATGCCCGGGCGCGGCAGGACCAGTCACCAACGGTGATCATGGGCCGGCACGGCCGAGGCGTGCTTGGCGAGGCGCTGATAGGCAGCGTCAGCCACCGGGTGGTGGAGACCGCGCCCTGCCCGGTGACCGTCGTCATCTAG
- a CDS encoding cupin domain-containing protein, producing the protein MRIAKSDVPQVFNAPGAIARQVLDFGDATGYSKMTGEYFSLEAGTDITPLLEGLKDNLCQSPHWGYMIQGRLVMTYRDGSEEAVAAGDLFYWPPGHTLRVEQDAEIILFSPQEEHCQTLAHLKEQLDS; encoded by the coding sequence ATGCGTATCGCGAAGTCGGATGTACCTCAGGTGTTCAACGCCCCGGGCGCCATCGCCCGCCAGGTTTTGGATTTTGGCGACGCCACGGGCTACAGCAAGATGACCGGGGAGTACTTCTCCCTCGAGGCCGGCACTGATATCACGCCCCTGCTTGAGGGGCTGAAGGACAATCTCTGCCAATCCCCCCACTGGGGCTACATGATCCAGGGGCGATTGGTCATGACCTACCGCGACGGCAGCGAGGAAGCCGTGGCCGCCGGCGACCTCTTCTACTGGCCACCGGGGCACACCCTCCGGGTGGAGCAGGACGCCGAGATCATCCTGTTCAGCCCACAAGAAGAGCATTGCCAGACCCTGGCCCACCTGAAAGAGCAGCTGGACAGCTGA
- a CDS encoding TetR/AcrR family transcriptional regulator — translation MRKDTKQRLLEVGLDLLLQHGYNDLGVQTLLTASGVPKGSFYHHFRSKQDFALQVVDRYMREVHAGLDACLSAPERAPLERIHTFFALSLEKYGREGYRGCLLGNLGQELSAASDVFRYKIEWCFAEITARIAVCLEQARLRGDLPPDTDVHHMADLLLDCWEGAALRSRLQRDPAPLRAMLDFHFNHSAA, via the coding sequence ATGCGCAAGGACACCAAGCAACGCCTGCTGGAGGTCGGCCTGGACCTGCTGCTGCAGCACGGCTACAACGACCTGGGCGTGCAAACGCTGCTCACCGCCAGCGGCGTTCCCAAGGGCTCGTTCTATCACCATTTCCGCAGCAAACAGGACTTTGCCCTGCAGGTGGTGGACCGATACATGCGGGAGGTCCACGCCGGCCTGGACGCCTGCCTCAGCGCCCCGGAGCGCGCGCCGCTGGAGCGGATTCACACCTTCTTCGCGCTGTCGTTGGAGAAATACGGTCGCGAGGGCTATCGCGGCTGCCTGCTCGGCAACCTGGGCCAGGAACTTTCCGCGGCCAGCGATGTATTCCGCTACAAGATCGAGTGGTGTTTCGCCGAGATCACGGCACGAATCGCGGTTTGCCTGGAACAGGCGCGGCTGCGCGGCGACCTGCCGCCCGACACCGACGTCCACCATATGGCCGACCTGCTGCTGGACTGCTGGGAGGGGGCGGCACTGCGCAGCCGCCTGCAGCGGGACCCGGCACCGTTGCGGGCCATGCTCGATTTCCACTTCAACCACAGCGCCGCCTGA
- the lysA gene encoding diaminopimelate decarboxylase — MQAFTLQDGRLCAEAVPLEDIAEQVGTPTYVYSKAAIESAWRGFDQALGDHPHQVCYAVKANSNLAVLQLLARLGSGFDIVSGGELERVLAAGGDPRRVVFSGVGKTADEMRRALEVGIRCFNVESTAELSRLNRVAGELRLTAPVSLRVNPDVDARTHPYISTGLRENKFGIDIREAEAIYRQAANAAHLSVEGVDFHIGSQLTDLSPIADALERVLALVDRLAAEGITIRHLDVGGGLGIRYRDETPPAAEDYARVLLDGLQGRDLELLMEPGRAVVGNAGVLITRVQYLKDGSEQRFAVVDAAMNDLLRPSLYDGWHAITPVRPRADTDTLPWDIVGPVCETGDFLGKQRELALAEGDLLAVHSAGAYGFVMASNYNTRPRPAEVLVAGGCHHLVREREPLRALWRGEHLLD, encoded by the coding sequence ATGCAAGCGTTCACGCTGCAGGACGGCCGGCTGTGTGCCGAGGCCGTGCCACTGGAAGACATCGCAGAACAGGTGGGCACCCCCACCTACGTCTACTCCAAGGCCGCCATCGAATCGGCTTGGCGCGGCTTCGACCAGGCGCTGGGTGACCACCCGCACCAGGTCTGCTACGCGGTCAAGGCCAACTCCAACTTGGCGGTGCTGCAACTGTTGGCGCGCCTGGGCTCCGGCTTTGATATCGTCTCCGGTGGGGAACTGGAGCGAGTCCTGGCCGCCGGCGGCGATCCGCGCCGGGTGGTCTTCTCCGGCGTCGGCAAGACCGCAGATGAGATGCGCCGGGCGCTCGAGGTGGGTATCCGCTGCTTCAATGTGGAGTCCACTGCAGAGCTGTCGCGACTCAACCGGGTGGCCGGCGAGCTGCGACTGACCGCCCCGGTATCCCTGCGCGTCAACCCGGACGTGGACGCCCGCACCCACCCCTACATCTCCACCGGGCTGCGCGAGAACAAGTTCGGGATCGACATCCGTGAGGCGGAGGCCATCTACCGCCAGGCGGCCAACGCCGCCCACCTTAGCGTGGAGGGGGTGGACTTTCACATCGGCTCGCAACTCACCGACCTCTCACCCATCGCCGACGCCCTGGAGCGGGTGCTGGCACTGGTAGACCGGCTGGCGGCTGAGGGGATCACCATCCGGCATCTCGACGTGGGCGGCGGTCTGGGCATCCGCTACCGGGACGAGACCCCACCGGCGGCCGAGGACTACGCCCGGGTCCTGCTGGACGGGCTTCAGGGCCGCGACCTGGAATTGCTGATGGAACCCGGCCGGGCCGTGGTGGGCAACGCCGGCGTACTGATCACCCGGGTGCAATACCTGAAGGACGGCTCGGAGCAGCGCTTTGCCGTGGTCGACGCCGCGATGAACGACCTGCTCCGCCCTTCGCTCTACGACGGCTGGCACGCGATCACCCCGGTGCGCCCGCGGGCCGACACCGACACCCTGCCCTGGGATATCGTCGGCCCTGTCTGCGAGACCGGCGACTTCCTTGGCAAGCAGCGCGAGCTGGCCCTGGCCGAGGGCGACCTGCTGGCGGTGCACTCCGCCGGCGCCTACGGCTTCGTAATGGCGTCCAACTACAACACCCGTCCGCGCCCGGCCGAGGTGTTGGTGGCTGGCGGCTGTCACCACTTGGTGCGCGAACGCGAACCGTTGCGGGCCCTTTGGCGCGGCGAGCACCTGCTCGACTGA
- the lptM gene encoding LPS translocon maturation chaperone LptM has protein sequence MRTTVLAILVLLVLSTTLLAGCGQKGPLYMPDDETEQSHH, from the coding sequence ATGCGCACTACCGTACTGGCCATCCTGGTCCTCCTCGTCCTGAGCACCACCCTCCTGGCCGGTTGCGGGCAGAAGGGGCCACTGTACATGCCGGACGACGAGACCGAGCAGTCGCACCACTGA
- a CDS encoding alpha/beta hydrolase has protein sequence MDSQRLERVEVSTGANPTASVIWLHGLGADGHDFEPIVPELRKTAAQGAVRFVFPHAPKRPVTVNGGAVMRAWYDLYDLGINRAGEDEAGIREAMDLVRGLVDEEKARGVPAGRIVLAGFSMGGAAALFSGLRHDERLAGLMGLSCYLPLADRLADERDPANSGTSVLLVHGSYDPVLPMPLGVAARDTLQGLGYPVEWQDYPMEHQVCMEEIALVDDWLSRVLSD, from the coding sequence ATGGACAGTCAGCGATTGGAGCGCGTCGAGGTGTCCACCGGCGCCAATCCCACCGCCAGTGTGATCTGGCTGCACGGGTTGGGTGCCGATGGCCACGATTTCGAGCCCATCGTCCCGGAGCTGCGCAAGACGGCGGCCCAGGGCGCCGTGCGGTTTGTCTTCCCGCATGCCCCGAAGCGGCCGGTGACGGTGAACGGGGGGGCCGTGATGCGCGCCTGGTACGACCTCTACGACCTCGGCATCAACCGCGCCGGGGAGGACGAGGCGGGCATCCGCGAGGCGATGGACCTGGTGCGGGGGCTGGTCGATGAGGAAAAGGCGCGGGGCGTCCCGGCCGGACGGATCGTCCTGGCTGGGTTTTCGATGGGGGGTGCCGCGGCCCTGTTCAGCGGGTTGCGGCACGACGAGCGGCTGGCCGGGCTGATGGGCTTGTCCTGCTATCTGCCCCTGGCCGACCGGCTGGCCGATGAGCGTGATCCGGCCAACAGCGGGACGTCGGTGCTGCTGGTCCATGGCAGCTACGACCCGGTGTTGCCTATGCCCTTGGGGGTGGCCGCCCGCGATACCTTGCAGGGGCTGGGTTATCCCGTTGAGTGGCAGGACTACCCCATGGAGCACCAGGTCTGCATGGAGGAGATCGCCCTGGTGGACGACTGGCTCAGTCGGGTGCTGTCCGACTGA
- a CDS encoding FKBP-type peptidyl-prolyl cis-trans isomerase, with protein sequence MKIRKNTVATVHYRLKDEDGTLLDDSEQSGPMVYLHGYRHILPALEEALEGLEAGTPHRVTLPPEEAYGPHKENLVFEANREFLPDDLELYEGQQLTSGSHGRRFTLKVLRLTENGAILDGNHPLAGRRLTFELDVREVRPATKEEVRAQHARDATAKGQHDDS encoded by the coding sequence ATGAAGATCCGCAAGAACACCGTGGCCACCGTGCATTACCGGCTAAAGGACGAAGACGGGACCCTGCTGGACGACAGCGAACAGTCCGGCCCCATGGTCTACCTGCACGGCTACCGGCACATCCTGCCCGCGCTGGAAGAGGCGCTGGAGGGCCTCGAGGCGGGCACGCCCCACCGGGTCACCCTGCCCCCGGAAGAGGCCTACGGCCCGCACAAGGAGAACCTGGTGTTCGAGGCCAACCGCGAGTTCCTCCCGGACGACCTGGAGCTGTACGAGGGCCAACAACTGACCAGCGGCTCCCACGGCCGGCGTTTCACCCTCAAGGTCCTACGCCTGACCGAGAACGGCGCCATTCTGGATGGCAACCACCCATTGGCCGGCCGCCGACTCACCTTCGAGCTGGACGTGCGCGAAGTGCGCCCGGCGACCAAGGAGGAGGTACGCGCCCAGCACGCCCGCGACGCCACCGCCAAGGGCCAGCACGACGACTCCTGA
- a CDS encoding TorD/DmsD family molecular chaperone — translation MPNLQQHAEHLMTRAELYLCLGQAFIPPVQAEYHEAMGEALPADLDELLPDTDAGQQLRNAMRQIDSHETLLRGYSRLFLVPPYPAPLNAGLYIDQAMMGPSVVEMEGYYQRHGLARDVSFRDTPDHLALQLQFLALLLASASQAEDGESATHYLEEARDFLNRFLRPWPNDWVRKLEQEVRDTPHGAPYLLLARLVRDSLDQDARWLQAQVPAPEAEAQEDAPELAEASAAVAASSAGNQTECARCGKPFAASGDLAGMMATLRAKGLDASHLAVCPDCRAGAMGMQHTNPEFKEVKSR, via the coding sequence ATGCCGAACCTGCAACAACACGCCGAGCACCTGATGACCCGCGCGGAGCTCTACCTCTGCCTCGGTCAGGCCTTCATCCCCCCGGTGCAGGCCGAATACCACGAGGCCATGGGCGAGGCCCTGCCCGCGGACCTGGACGAACTGCTCCCGGACACCGACGCCGGGCAACAACTGCGCAACGCCATGCGCCAGATCGACAGTCACGAGACCCTGCTGCGCGGCTACAGCCGTCTCTTCCTGGTGCCCCCCTACCCGGCACCCCTGAACGCCGGCCTCTACATCGATCAGGCCATGATGGGCCCCAGCGTCGTGGAGATGGAGGGCTACTACCAGCGCCACGGCCTGGCCAGGGACGTCAGCTTCCGCGACACCCCCGACCACCTGGCCCTGCAACTGCAGTTCCTCGCCCTGCTGCTCGCCTCCGCCAGCCAGGCCGAGGACGGCGAATCCGCCACCCACTACCTGGAGGAGGCCCGCGACTTCCTCAACCGCTTCCTGCGCCCCTGGCCCAACGACTGGGTACGCAAGCTCGAACAGGAGGTCCGCGACACCCCCCACGGCGCGCCCTACCTGCTGCTGGCCCGCCTGGTCCGCGACAGCCTGGACCAGGACGCCCGCTGGTTGCAGGCCCAGGTGCCCGCCCCGGAGGCCGAAGCGCAAGAGGACGCCCCCGAACTGGCAGAGGCCTCCGCCGCCGTGGCCGCCAGCAGCGCCGGCAACCAGACCGAGTGCGCCCGCTGCGGCAAGCCCTTCGCCGCCTCCGGCGATCTCGCGGGGATGATGGCCACCCTGCGGGCTAAAGGGCTGGACGCCAGCCACCTGGCCGTCTGCCCCGACTGCCGGGCCGGCGCCATGGGCATGCAGCACACCAACCCCGAATTCAAGGAAGTCAAGAGCCGCTGA
- the nrfD gene encoding NrfD/PsrC family molybdoenzyme membrane anchor subunit — protein MSDNNVMKGGLGTGLLILSAAVMVATFGYVIFQLNTVGHAAFNVSSKLPWGQPISTYLYFALASSGLGLIASLPLVFGFKQYYGIAKRAIFLAFIILISGMAVLALELGHTFRMLWAIPFNMQIQSAMFWMGVFYAADLLFLLWKFQKMEAGDWDSKNTKIIGIASFLGVLLASGNLALIFGMMSMRPFWFDGSLPIYFYLTAVTSGMAALVFFSYLAYGFDRSKMPQKLQNALNNGLPKLFAAVLGLTILFVAVRAITGLYTNNPEVYHVWADYLFASPVYILSLLLGLLVPFALMMSRNLRVNPQVQVLVSVLTFGGLFAERYFFVVGGQVIPLFQGTWAWNMIQYTPSATEWALTIMGSAMIFTLYVLGEKFFNLSAVPEQLEEAAEAEAKATA, from the coding sequence ATGTCAGATAACAACGTCATGAAGGGCGGGCTGGGCACCGGCCTGCTGATACTCTCCGCCGCCGTGATGGTGGCGACCTTCGGCTACGTGATCTTCCAGCTCAACACGGTGGGTCACGCCGCCTTCAACGTCAGTTCGAAGTTGCCCTGGGGGCAGCCGATCTCCACCTACCTGTACTTCGCCCTGGCGTCGTCCGGGCTGGGCCTGATCGCCTCGCTGCCCCTGGTGTTCGGCTTCAAGCAGTACTACGGCATCGCCAAGCGGGCCATCTTCCTGGCCTTCATCATCCTGATCTCCGGTATGGCAGTGCTGGCGCTGGAGCTGGGCCACACCTTCCGCATGCTGTGGGCCATCCCCTTCAACATGCAGATCCAGTCCGCCATGTTCTGGATGGGTGTGTTCTACGCCGCCGACCTGCTCTTCCTGCTCTGGAAGTTCCAGAAGATGGAGGCCGGCGACTGGGACAGCAAGAACACCAAGATCATCGGCATCGCCTCCTTCCTGGGCGTGCTGCTGGCCAGTGGTAACCTGGCGCTGATCTTCGGCATGATGAGCATGCGACCGTTCTGGTTCGACGGCTCGCTGCCCATCTACTTCTACCTCACCGCCGTGACCAGCGGCATGGCCGCGCTGGTGTTCTTCAGCTACCTGGCCTACGGCTTCGACCGCAGCAAGATGCCGCAGAAGCTGCAGAACGCCCTGAACAACGGCCTGCCCAAACTGTTCGCCGCGGTGCTGGGGCTGACCATCCTGTTCGTGGCCGTGCGTGCCATCACCGGCCTGTACACCAACAACCCGGAGGTCTACCACGTCTGGGCGGACTACCTGTTCGCCTCGCCGGTGTACATCCTCTCGTTGCTGTTGGGCCTGCTGGTGCCGTTCGCCCTCATGATGTCGCGCAATCTGCGCGTCAACCCGCAGGTACAGGTGCTGGTCTCCGTGCTGACCTTTGGCGGCCTGTTCGCCGAACGCTACTTCTTCGTGGTGGGCGGCCAGGTCATCCCGCTGTTCCAGGGCACCTGGGCCTGGAACATGATCCAGTACACCCCCTCGGCCACCGAGTGGGCACTGACCATCATGGGCTCCGCCATGATCTTTACGCTCTACGTGCTCGGCGAGAAGTTCTTCAACCTCTCCGCCGTGCCGGAGCAACTGGAGGAGGCAGCGGAGGCCGAGGCCAAGGCCACGGCCTGA
- a CDS encoding 4Fe-4S dicluster domain-containing protein — MAKWGMVIDLDKCTGCQACTTACAMENNTLPGESWQDVLYYNEGEYPSAQMKWLPRPCMQCEDPSCVHVCPTRATYKDPDAGGIVFVDWNKCIGCKYCMIACPYGVRFYADEQPLIEPDMRDVYPGENGQMWSPPYQNPEQDWRRGIGIQPKGVVSKCTFCYHKVSKAPEGVPDLDEDDPELVEYVPACVRTCPPKARYFGDLDNPESNVNRIIGDKHGVRLLDHTGNRPQVYYLGAGAGVPAFSPRNS; from the coding sequence ATGGCTAAGTGGGGAATGGTCATCGACCTGGACAAGTGCACCGGGTGCCAAGCGTGCACCACGGCTTGTGCCATGGAGAACAACACCCTGCCCGGCGAGAGCTGGCAGGACGTGCTGTACTACAACGAGGGCGAGTACCCGAGCGCCCAGATGAAGTGGCTGCCGCGGCCCTGCATGCAGTGTGAGGACCCGTCCTGCGTGCACGTCTGCCCGACCCGGGCCACCTACAAGGACCCGGACGCCGGCGGCATCGTCTTCGTGGACTGGAACAAGTGCATCGGCTGCAAATACTGCATGATCGCCTGCCCCTACGGCGTGCGTTTCTACGCCGACGAGCAGCCGCTCATCGAGCCGGACATGCGCGACGTCTACCCGGGCGAGAACGGGCAGATGTGGAGCCCGCCCTACCAGAACCCGGAGCAGGACTGGCGCCGGGGCATCGGCATCCAGCCCAAGGGCGTGGTCTCCAAGTGCACCTTCTGCTACCACAAGGTCAGCAAGGCCCCCGAGGGCGTGCCCGACCTGGACGAGGACGATCCGGAGCTGGTCGAGTACGTGCCGGCGTGTGTGCGCACCTGCCCACCCAAGGCCCGCTACTTCGGCGACCTGGACAACCCGGAGTCCAACGTCAACCGCATCATCGGCGACAAGCACGGCGTGCGGCTGCTGGACCATACGGGCAACCGCCCGCAGGTCTACTACCTGGGCGCCGGCGCCGGCGTGCCCGCTTTCAGCCCGCGCAATTCCTGA